A genomic region of Lodderomyces elongisporus chromosome 5, complete sequence contains the following coding sequences:
- the rpb3 gene encoding RNA polymerase II subunit 3 (BUSCO:EOG09263PXH) has protein sequence MDKRNGPSVIMRDAEKDRVSFVLQGVDLSMANSLRRTMLAEVPTLAIDLVEIDVNTSVLADEFLAHRLGLIPLDSQGIENLLYSRDCACDNYCSKCSVTLELTAKCDSDSTMNVCASDLLKLNTESLGKPIIRDPQNRGPLICKLRRHQEIRLTCIAKKGIAKEHAKWSPCAAVGFEYDPWNKLKHTDYWYEVDAAEEWPKSENCRLEEAPDPDAKFDYNAVPSKFYFDVETVGNLPPNEVVLQGVQTLQAKLAAIALELTKSNVEGNNAQTGGFTTYGRTDYGGQTPGADASYGDAGYGGADTYGGVGAGGAGGYGGAGYGGSGNYDNNGYGGAS, from the coding sequence ATGGATAAAAGGAATGGACCCTCGGTCATCATGCGCGATGCCGAAAAGGATCGTGTTAGTTTCGTGCTCCAAGGCGTTGATCTATCGATGGCCAACTCATTGCGAAGGACGATGTTAGCCGAAGTGCCCACCTTGGCGATAGATTTAGTCGAGATTGATGTAAACACATCTGTCTTGGCGGATGAATTTTTGGCGCACAGACTTGGACTTATACCCCTTGACAGTCAAGGGATCGAGaatcttctttattctcGTGACTGTGCTTGTGATAATTATTGTTCAAAATGTTCAGTGACGTTGGAACTTACTGCGAAATGTGACTCTGATTCTACAATGAACGTGTGTGCATCCGACTTGCTCAAACTCAACACGGAGCTGCTAGGCAAACCGATTATTAGAGATCCCCAAAACCGAGGTCCACTTATATGCAAATTGAGGAGACACCAAGAAATACGGCTAACATGTATTGCCAAAAAGGGTATAGCCAAAGAACATGCAAAATGGTCACCATGCGCAGCAGTAGGGTTTGAGTACGATCCATGGAACAAGCTCAAGCATACCGATTATTGGTACGAAGTTGATGCAGCAGAAGAGTGGCCCAAATCAGAAAATTGTCGCCTTGAAGAAGCGCCAGATCCAGATGCAAAATTCGATTACAACGCCGTGCCATCCAAATTTTACTTTGACGTAGAGACCGTGGGCAATTTACCGCCAAATGAGGTGGTCTTACAAGGTGTACAAACTTTACAGGCGAAATTGGCAGCAATAGCATTGGAATTGACGAAAAGCAACGTTGAAGGAAACAATGCACAAACCGGAGGATTTACTACTTATGGAAGAACAGACTATGGTGGCCAAACACCTGGAGCTGATGCCTCATATGGTGATGCCGGATATGGTGGGGCTGATACATACGGTGGTGTTGGCGCAGGTGGTGCAGGTGGCTATGGAGGTGCTGGATACGGGGGCAGTGGAAACTATGACAATAACGGGTACGGGGGTGCATCATAG
- the HIS6 gene encoding Enzyme that catalyzes the fourth step in the histidine pathway (BUSCO:EOG092640IZ), which yields MTKFRGCIDIHSGQVKQIVGGTLAQDDNVADTTTRENFVSTKPSSYYAELYKTNNVQGSHVIKLGSNPANDEAAKLACKTWPGGLQVGGGINLDNALEWLKYGASHVILTSWLFTKDEKSSLMQLDFQKLQSLKEKVGKDRLIVDLSCRTVIENGETAWYVAMNKWQTLTAEKLSKEFLEKVCAYCDEILIHAADVEGLCQGIDQQLVENLGKWCPHGFQGKIVYAGGAKSISDLELVDRLSQGSVDLTFGSALDIFGGSLVKFQDLVEWNNRDST from the coding sequence ATGACCAAGTTTAGAGGGTGTATCGATATCCATTCAGGACAAGTGAAGCAAATTGTTGGTGGGACATTGGCGCAAGATGACAATGTTGCGGATACCACTACTCGTGAAAACTTTGTACTGACAAAACCTTCATCATATTATGCGgaactttacaaaacaaacaatgtaCAAGGCTCGCATGTCATCAAGCTAGGGCTGAATCCCGCCAACGATGAAGCGGCAAAGCTTGCATGCAAGACATGGCCTGGTGGGCTTCAAGTTGGAGGTGGAATCAACTTGGACAACGCTTTAGAATGGTTGAAGTATGGTGCATCACATGTCATTCTTACGAGTTGGCTCTTTACAAAGGACGAAAAATCGAGTTTGATGCAGTTGGACTTTCAAAAATTGCAGCTGCTCAAGGAAAAAGTTGGCAAAGACCGTCTCATTGTGGATTTGAGCTGTCGTACCGTGATTGAAAATGGAGAGACTGCTTGGTATGTTGCCATGAATAAGTGGCAAACATTGACTGCAGAGAAATTGAGCAAAGAGTTTTTGGAGAAAGTTTGTGCTTATTGCGATGAGATTCTTATTCATGCTGCTGATGTTGAAGGATTGTGCCAAGGTATAGATCAGCAATTGGTGGAGAATTTAGGAAAATGGTGTCCCCATGGCTTTCAAGGAAAGATTGTTTATGCTGGTGGTGCCAAATCGATATCTGACTTGGAGCTTGTAGACAGGCTAAGCCAAGGTCTGGTTGATTTGACTTTTGGAAGTGCGTTGGATATATTTGGTGGAAGTCTAGTGAAATTCCAAGACCTCGTTGAATGGAATAATAGAGACTCTACATAG
- the FAF1 gene encoding pre-rRNA processing and 40S ribosomal subunit assembly, which translates to MSDDADYLKALEVQRRNFELQFGSVEEMGYDDKLTRTKRNGRKKSQGSEEEYDLSGDDDEEENEENEENEENEENEENEEEEEYSHSSDDSSLESDFSNSDSEIEMVSHQASSNLASRGNKTDNDIFTPAPPAPKVVKLNSSTPPPSFSQTNKIERKLLKSGRAATLREIESKERQALEAQKRQNRGTSTKEDSENLENDLKLQRLLQESHILASGDAAQKYSGAELTLQTIDYEDPTGSSRKRLLASRINELTQTNRTKQRKLESMPMNMRKNMIAKRDLKVKQYEKEAKDAGIVLSKLKKGQVRDLKAGRGVTSQADRLGTGLKKNKNNNTKRERGLKIHGVGKATRNGLIISQGDIERINNKGKKQFRKSR; encoded by the coding sequence ATGTCAGATGATGCAGATTATTTAAAGGCATTAGAGGTACAAAGACGCAACTTTGAACTCCAATTTGGCTCAGTGGAGGAAATGGGATATGATGATAAGTTGACAAGAACTAAACGGAACGGCAGAAAAAAGTCGCAGGGctcagaagaagaatatgaTTTAAGTGgtgatgacgatgaagaggaaaacgaagaaaacgaagaaaacgaagaaaacgaagaaaacgaagaaaacgaagaagaagaagagtatAGCCATAGTTCAGATGACTCAAGTTTGGAATCAGATTTCTCCAATAGCGATAGCGAAATTGAAATGGTGCTGCATCAAGCTTCTTCAAACTTAGCATCAAGGGGAAATAAAACGGATAATGATATTTTCACTCCTGCGCCCCCAGCGCCCAAAGTCGTTAAGCTAAACTCCAGCACACCTCCACCATCTTTTTCTCAAACTAATAAGATTGAGCGTAAGTTATTAAAATCCGGCCGAGCGGCAACACTCCGTGAAATTGAACTGAAAGAGCGTCAAGCTCTTGAGGCTCAAAAACGCCAGAATCGTGGTACAAGTACCAAAGAAGACTCGGAAAACTTGGAGAATGACTTAAAACTACAAAGGTTGCTTCAGGAGTCCCACATCCTTGCGTCTGGAGACGCGGCCCAGAAATATAGTGGTGCAGAATTGACACTTCAAACAATAGATTATGAAGACCCTACGGGACTGTCTCGGAAAAGATTATTGGCCTCTCGGATTAACGAATTAACACAAACGAACCGTACCAAGCAGAGAAAGCTCGAGTCTATGCCTATGAATATGAGAAAGAATATGATTGCTAAACGCGACTTGAAAGTGAAACAATATGAAAAGGAGGCTAAAGATGCCGGTATTGTGTTgtcaaaattaaagaagGGACAAGTTAGAGATTTGAAAGCTGGCCGTGGTGTTACTTCACAAGCCGACAGATTGGGAACCGggttgaagaagaacaagaataacaacacaaagagagaaagaggttTGAAAATACATGGCGTAGGTAAAGCAACTCGAAATGGATTGATCATATCACAGGGTGACATTGAAcgaataaataataaaggaaagaaacagTTTAGAAAACTGAGGTAA
- the RCE1 gene encoding CAAX prenyl protease (BUSCO:EOG09263IMF; MEROPS:MER0004244): MFYEALALAIASSYIFAIYAFQPVRLKYKSRDDLEVMQFRFYRVGMLSFILLALVPYLVQGEFVENIKFMGLIPGFTSNMNLQEDIKGIGYSAMFIVILFSSSIFQMLETDGIDEDDENVNERDGNQNERSFWYRDLVFAPITEELIYRGLVLLVVRKEIPNFLKFTPFLFGIAHVHHGWQLYCKRVALSQILISISFQFAYTSLFGYLSNWIYLKTQNLWAPIIVHSGCNYFGFPSFSISSDLLASRVVYFFLIFLGAGFALREYCAS; encoded by the coding sequence ATGTTTTATGAAGCATTGGCATTGGCTATTGCATCATCGTATATTTTTGCCATTTATGCATTTCAACCCGTGAGGTTGAAATACAAGTCTCGAGATGACCTAGAAGTAATGCAATTCAGGTTTTACCGTGTTGGGATGCTATCATTCATACTTTTGGCGTTGGTCCCCTATCTAGTCCAAGGTGAGTTTGTGGAAAATATAAAGTTTATGGGCTTGATACCAGGTTTCACTTCAAATATGAACCTTCAAGAGGATATAAAGGGCATCGGCTATTCCGCCATGTTTATTGTAATCCTTTTTTCGTCTTCTATCTTTCAGATGCTAGAAACTGATGgtattgatgaagatgatgaaaatgtaAATGAACGAGATGGTAATCAGAACGAGAGATCGTTTTGGTATAGGGACCTAGTGTTTGCTCCCATCACAGAAGAGCTCATATATCGTGGCCTTGTACTTCTTGTGGTGAGGAAAGAGATTCCCAATTTTCTCAAATTCACaccttttttgtttggaaTTGCACATGTCCATCATGGTTGGCAACTATACTGTAAGCGAGTTGCATTACTGCAAATTCTCATCTCAATTTCTTTCCAATTTGCGTATACATCGCTATTCGGCTACTTGAGTAATTGGATTTACTTAAAGACACAAAATTTGTGGGCACCGATTATTGTCCACCTGGGATGCAACTATTTTGGCTTTCCGTCATTCAGCATTAGTTCAGATCTTTTGGCACTGAGAGTTGTGtacttctttttgattttcttaGGAGCAGGCTTTGCACTAAGGGAATACTGTGCGTCGTGA
- the BRN1 gene encoding condensin subunit (BUSCO:EOG09260WU6), producing the protein MESLNGSHMYHDDASPYRHQQQRTNLRSERSASSLISSPSNRTNSNHQKHQHHSGSNHNNNNNIIINNTNTNKRVISSRIISHSRHVSRTLEQDESLHNDSFDDPGIDFDVNKHQILSNFEEWIKMSTDNKINSKNSWQFALIDYFHDLNVIKDGDQINFQKASATLDGCMKIYSNRVDSAATETGKLLSGLATKQANATQRRNNNLNNNIDEGDEANGENILNGYANGNGEGGKHSGVGGGEGDDEEDDEDDGTGNKKKRKTNRVVESTLVDFETIRLKKFDEELSIDPLFKKALAEFDEGGAKSLLLNTLSIDSSGRVVFDATTNQPASPKDNKEITKKLEATEQDIEQGADPEADPEADPEADPEADPEAGSLNFNLDSLKDLLYTEAEGVEFKDKVVCPSLHEFKSALEDINKAKGIFSDFNTKMNEQDVDGDAYLMNEQYMAGDDNDYGVDFDASVDDNDDGANIDLGGASFPQVEADVIQDILKDDIDQDDDITKSSWLKHSAALLDEDLMNYFDEKMKRNWTGPEHWKVSAYKKANKMDGKGNNTSTVSSSTDPGAATNTVPKKKKVNAEIEFFDVENEDEDVLFKSHRDPNFINLKQTTAFDTTDAAELKEMRDKNCLPNDIQFTSTRLISFFQKPQMRIFSYRLSSMAHQKRSKTLTDSEFFAEQYKQREEYQLKEKQRLEQEEHEARLATSFNQADFDDFDDDYNGLDFNDALEDVNNNMNGISMNGEGSQSQFSGESSAAAGAVGGASGLMTKRKSEYVNFSRVAKRVDIKLLKDNLWKAINEGKYNDASDKESKHEEMQEENVNQNIVLTPEPESALRSIKFGEIIKRIKAMYRPEQFKELSTSFCFICVLHLANEHGLQIKGNNENNNLEIIGF; encoded by the coding sequence ATGGAGTCCTTAAATGGTCTGCACATGTACCACGATGACGCATCTCCATATcgacatcaacaacaaaggaCAAATTTGCGTCTGGAGAGATCTGCATCTTCACTCATATCTTCTCCGTCCAATCGAACAAACAGCAATCACcaaaaacatcaacaccaTTCTGGCAGcaatcacaacaacaacaacaacatcatcatcaacaacaccaacaccaacaaaagAGTTATACTGAGTCGAATAATATCGCACTCACGTCATGTGAGTCGAACTTTGGAGCAGGACGAACTGCTACACAATGACTCCTTTGACGATCCTGGAATCGATTTCGATGTTAACAAGCACCAAATTTTAAGTAATTTTGAAGAGTGGATCAAGATGTCCACTGATAACAAGATAAACTCCAAAAATTCGTGGCAGTTTGCCTTAATCGACTATTTCCATGACTTGAATGTGATAAAAGATGGCGACCAaataaattttcaaaaagcaTCGGCAACTCTTGATGGTTGTATGAAGATATACTCAAATCGAGTAGACTCTGCTGCCACGGAGACAGGGAAATTGCTCAGTGGATTAGCTACAAAGCAGGCCAATGCGACCCAAAGGCGAAATAACAATCTTAACAACAATATAGATGAGGGAGACGAAGCAAATGGTGAAAATATACTAAATGGTTACGCGAATGGAAACGGAGAAGGTGGTAAGCAtagtggtgttggtggtggcgAGGGAGATGATGAGGAAGACGACGAGGACGATGGCACTgggaacaagaagaaacggAAAACGAATAGAGTGGTCGAGTCAACacttgttgattttgagaCTATTCGATTAAAGAAGTTTGATGAAGAATTGTCGATTGATCCATTATTTAAAAAGGCCTTGGCTGAATTTGATGAAGGTGGAGCCAAGAGTTTGCTTTTGAACACTTTGAGCATAGACTCCTCGGGAAGAGTAGTCTTTGATGCCACTACAAATCAACCAGCGCTGCCGAAGGACAATAAggaaataacaaaaaaattggaagcAACAGAACAGGATATAGAACAGGGTGCAGATCCAGAGGCAGATCCAGAGGCAGATCCAGAGGCAGATCCAGAGGCAGATCCGGAAGCAGGTTCATTAAATTTCAACTTGGATAGTCTCAAAGACCTTTTATATACCGAAGCAGAGGGTGTCGAGTTCAAAGACAAGGTTGTGTGTCCATCTTTACACGAGTTCAAGTCAGCGCTTGAAGATataaacaaagcaaagggTATTTTTTCTGACTTCAACACAAAGATGAACGAACAAGATGTTGATGGGGATGCATACCTAATGAATGAACAATACATGGCAGGGGATGATAATGACTATGGGGTAGACTTTGATGCAAGCGtggatgataatgatgatggtgcTAATATTGACCTTGGTGGTGCTTCATTTCCCCAGGTAGAGGCTGACGTGATCCAAGATATCCTCAAAGATGATATTGATCAGGACGATGATATCACCAAGCTGTCGTGGCTAAAACATTCAGCAGCTTTACTCGATGAAGACTTGATGAATTACTTTGatgaaaagatgaaaagaaactgGACGGGACCTGAGCATTGGAAAGTATCGGCTTATAAAAAGGCAAACAAAATGGATGGAAAGGGTAATAATACATCTACAGTTTCATCCTCTACCGATCCTGGCGCTGCCACTAACACAGtgccaaaaaagaagaaggttAATGCTGAAATTGAGTTTTTTGATGTGGAGAATGAGGATGAAGATGTATTATTTAAGTCGCATCGAGATCCCAATTTTATCAActtgaaacaaacaacagcATTTGACACGACGGACGCCGCAGAATTGAAGGAAATGAGGGATAAAAATTGTCTTCCTAATGATATTCAGTTTACGTCCACGAGGCTAATAAGCTTTTTCCAAAAGCCGCAGATGAGAATTTTCTCGTACCGCTTAAGCTCAATGGCTCATCAAAAGCGATCGAAAACATTGACAGACTCGGAGTTTTTCGCGGAGCAGTATAAGCAAAGAGAAGAATACCAATTGAAGGAGAAACAACGTCTTGAACAAGAGGAGCATGAAGCGCGACTCGCAACATCTTTCAATCAAGCAgattttgatgattttgatgacGATTACAATGGGTTAGATTTTAATGATGCCTTGGAAGatgtcaacaacaacatgaACGGTATTTCCATGAATGGCGAGGGCCTGCAATCTCAATTTTCTGGTGAATCTTCCGCAGCAGCAGGTGCAGTGGGTGGTGCTTCCGGATTGATGACAAAGCGCAAGTCAGAGTATGTAAACTTCTCAAGAGTGGCGAAAAGGGTTGATATCAAATTATTGAAAGATAATTTGTGGAAAGCCATAAACGAAGGAAAGTATAATGATGCTAGTGATAAGGAGAGTAAACACGAGGAAATGCAGGAAGAGAATGTAAACCAAAACATAGTATTGACTCCTGAGCCTGAGTCAGCGTTGAGAAGCATCAAGTTTGGCGAAATCATTAAAAGAATTAAGGCAATGTACAGACCCGAACAATTTAAAGAATTATCAAcgagtttttgtttcatttgtGTGCTCCACTTGGCAAACGAACACGGGCTACAAATTAAAGGcaataatgaaaacaataattTAGAAATTATCGGGTTCTAA